Genomic window (Myxocyprinus asiaticus isolate MX2 ecotype Aquarium Trade chromosome 50, UBuf_Myxa_2, whole genome shotgun sequence):
TGACAGTTATGCTTCCTAACATTCTTAATTCAACATTCCACTttagaatgtttgaaatgttggGGTTTGTTGGAGTATGTTGGGTCAGTGTGAATTAGCCTTTAAATGTGTAACCACATCGGAGTTCAAAAAGGccacagtatacatactgtagATGGACCAGTATCACTGGCATTGAATTTTGCAGCTAAAGTGTAGAGTCATACCTGGGAGACTGGCATGTGCTGGACTAAAAAGATGTTCAAGGCCCATTTTCTTCAGTTGCTCTTTGAGACGTAAGCTATCCTCAATTCGGAAACTAGGGATCTGCACAGCCACTGTGGTCTCTTTCATGGCATGTAGCCAACCAACAAGTTTCTTGAGGTTCATGCTTGCCACCACCTTAATTAGATACAATTATGTTACTTGGATTTCCAGGAGAGGATGTTTAAGGAGAACATTTACTTTTTTGCAAATCGTCTTAAAGAGACTTACTTCTGACAGAGATTTATCGTCGGTAGGTAATATGAGCACCATTGTGATGTCACCACCATTGTAGGGCAACTCAAGTATCTGTACGTTGTCCTCTTGGATTCTGGCATACTGGAATTTGTTCTCTTGGTACATCATGGGGACTGGACACTTCTGAATCCCATCAATGTGAAAGTCAGCTTCTACGACATTTTCCTTTTCAAACTTGTGCTTCCATTGACCCTAGAATGCAAAAATCAGACCTTGTAACAAAGCTTGAAAGTGGGAAATTGTAAGTTAAGGATGAGTACCTACATGTATCCACACTTACTTTGAAGTAGATGGCATTTACCAAGACTAATACGGTCATGGAGTCTATTGAACCTTCTGGCAGGGTGTCTTTTActctgttttttgtcttgttggCAATCCATTCATTTATCACCTTCCTTGAAAAATCAGGGTTCTCCTGGAAGACAAAACTTGAAAGATTAGTTCATGGGAAAGCATTGGATAGCCTGCACTGTAAAAACTAAAAGAAACACAAGGTGCTATTTGGGGTTCCTCGACTGCCATACTGGCAGAACCTTGTGGAGACCCCCAGGCAACCTTTTAGTTCTTTGTGAAACTTTTAGTTTCGGCAAGAACTCTAAAGAACTGTAAGGACTATCAACAGTTCCTTCAATAACTCCATCATAAGGGAAAGGCCTCGAGGCTCTTGAAGTATACCCTGAAGTTCCTTGAGTACATAAATAGGCCATGTGAAGCTCTTTGAAAGGGTGCCTGGAGGATCTCCTGAGGGTTCTGCCAGTTTGGCAtgtgaggaaccccaaatggagCCTGGAGTATCTTTAAGTTTTACATTAACAGTTACATACTTCGAAACTTGTTCATGGAAACATTGACAACTGACCTTAAAATTGAGGGGCATCAACTTGGCTCCATAGACCATCTCACTGATCTGCTGGTAGGTCTCATTGAACACTGTAGATTTGTCTCCAAACAAACGGTTAGCGGAGATCAGTTCGGTCGTCTCGTGCTTTTTGCGGTACAGCCGACAATTCAGCTTGGCAAAGAAGTAGTGAACCTGGTCTGATGTCTTCTCCTTTATCGAATCAAACTCAAACACCTACATATTGAAGATAGAGAGGTTGTTGACCTGCATTTTATTACTACACTGTCTGAAATTGTTTTGCAAAAACTGTACCTCTAGgggtacaacagcttgtcactggggcagtacctTCAAAGGTACACCCACTGTACACTGTACCTAAAGGATACATATTAGTACCTTAAGGTGTAAAGAGTGTACAGTGGGTGTACTGAGGGTACTGCCCTAGTGACAAGCTGCTGTACCCCTAGAGGTAAAATGTTTGCACATTCACGTCAGTGtatagtgtatttatttttatttttttgtggtgttgTAATTATTTGACAACTTACTTTCATGAGCTGCTCCAGTGTGGTGTTACAAGCCCCGAGCTTTGTCATGGCAAAAGCAGTTGAGATACTAATTGGCGACAGAAAGATATTTTCATCGCTGGGTTTTTCCGCAGAAAGCTGCTTGAACAACGAGAGGGCAAAACCACTGTTGGCTTTGGACAATTCCCACACACGAGGGTTGGTACCAGCTGGGATCTTCTCAGGTTCCTCAGTCGGTTCTAGTTCGGGGTCTGATCTGCGGTAGACACACATTGGCCCCAAGGGCAGGTCTTTGGGCTTTGCGTTGCAGATATCTTTGATTGCCTGAACCGAGCAGAGGGTGAGAACCCAGAGAGCCCACGTACATGCCAACAACTTCATCCTACCTGAGGTTGAAGGAGAAGTCAGTCCAGGAACAGTACCTAAATGAGATGACTACTAGCAGGTTTTCTTAGTCCTAAAATGTGGTCATCAATCAACTCAGAATTGCATGATAGTGATAGTTGcaaatttgaaaataatttttacagtggTACTGCACAAATTTTGTTACCAGTTTAGCAATTTAGGGTAAAATGTTTcgtaatgctatttttttttttttaaacatttttagaatGATCCACATGCAAGAAAACAAGACAGATTTTATATTAACTGCTAAAATTGATGTAAAGAAATTAAACAACTTGATGTTTACTTAAACTACtagccacagttgcctttggcttgctaaATAGAGGTTTGTAAGGgactattctgttctatttctatttttataatgCTGCTTTGGAATGAtttatattatgaaaaaaaaagaaaagatttttcttttaatttatattttattaatcatacATAGAGTTTCCATATTACACAAAGCTTTGACCTGAATTGCACTACCAATGATTGACTGCCCATTATTCAAGAATTATATCGAATTGGGATGAAAATAAAAATCGGTCTGTTATTACATCAAAGGTTAACCCTAGGATCGACCAAGACACATACAAATAATTCTTTTAACAAAACAATTCTTTCTGATTAGGCCATTTGTGCATTTAGTAAACTAATGCAGTATATTTTTCACTTACCTGATGTCGtcctatttgctttttttaaagatctgTTTGGGGCTATGTTCTACTAGAGTTGGCAGCAAACTGAAGCAAAACACTGCTCTCTGGACAGGTCAGTACCCTTAAGAGCACTCCAATGAATAAAGACACAAAATTTACTCAGACCAACCTTTGAGCTATTGATTAGTGCGGTTTTGTTAGTCACAAGAAGAGGAGATATGATTCATAATGTGGAATCCAATCAAAACAATCATTGTTAAAACCATCTCTTTCAACCCAAACAAAGAATAGTACTGAAGTGTACAACAAATATTCTGTTTCTTATCTGTAAAACTATTAAGACAGTGGTAACTTAACAAGGTCTTTAGTTCAATGTTCAAAACACCATCATCCAAAACTAGTGGTTGTGTATACATATGCATGAATTAGTAAAAAAGACCAGAAAAGGAGATGGTTTACAATAtcatttattcataattcatgcCAGAATCACTGTTgcacataaaatacatttcttattaaataatttcaagtttcaatatctaaaaaaaaaaataaaaaaaaaaatccagttagTAATACCCACTTGCCCTCTCAAAGAAGAAAAGGAATTGTATTATACAAAATTGCAATCCAAAATTTCACACAGTGAAATCTTGtacaaagaagaaaaagaaaaaaaggtattACAACTACATCCACATTGGAGAAATATAATTCTAAACATTCCTTAATGGAGTATAatatacaaacatttattttcttattcatGTAGAAGTTAAAGTGTACCTTAATTTAAGCAGTCTAATATGAGATAACATGGGAGAAATCATCAAAAGCAATTATATTTCCCAATGTTATGAATCATGGTAAAAAAGACCACGAAACAGTCAATACATGAGTGCAAGCAATGAGTATGTTGGAACAAATAGACAGAAATGAGATGGACAGCACTCCCTTCAGACACATCagaacacacacaatcactcattTCAAAACTACATCCTGCAGCTATAAGCTAAAACACTAAAGCCTGTATTTGTGTGCACAACCCTTATGTTTTCCAAGTAACATTGTGACTTCTCAATTTACTACTGAAATGCCCTCCTACGTATGTATGTGCAATGTATACTTTTCCCTCAAGACCAGGGAACAATATGTACcattaatcatttatcagtgtggGAAAACACTGCAATCTTGGGTGTTTCAGGCACTAAGTGTCAAAATTCAGTTTTCAGCCATTCCTATTTCCTCATATAAATCTTTGCAGTTTTACGACATTTTACACTAGATAGCACTACATTCTCATTTTAAAAGAGACCCTGAATGCATTCAACAATCACTGTTTTTTATATGCAAATGAGTTCCAATGAACACTGAGGCTTTTCATTGGACACTGATCATAAGTAAGACATACGTTGTTTTTAAAAAAGTCAGCACTGGGTGGGTGGATCCCACAGAGAAATGTCAAGGTCATATtgcaaataatattttgcatgaagaaaattaagcatattttctatgaagattttttttcattgtgatgttttcatttaaatcataatttaattCAGCACATTATcttccaattctcattactgtaatatgacattttattattgttaccAGAATGCAGTAATGAAAATCCTGTCCAGATGCATTTTTTCCCtctctttaatttaatttaatttttttcacatcacatCACAGTAACGAGAATGAGATTCTTGCAATACCGTAATAAGAATTAAAAGAATTTCATTAAGGTAATGAGAATGACATTTTTGCGTTACAGTATtgacagacattttttgcattgcGGAAATGAATGATATTTTTGCATTCGGTAATAAGAACGACATTTTAGCATTAGGTAATGTGAAGGAGATTTTTGCTTTACGATAACGAGAATGGGATTTTTGCATAACCTTAATGAGAACTAGATTTTTGTGTTACGGTAAtgtgaattacatttttgcattgcGATAACGAGAATGGGatttttgcattacggtaatgagaataacatttttgcgttacggtaatgagaattagattttttgtgcttcattttctttaaacaaacaatatatatatatatatatatgtgtatgtatgtatatatatatgtgagtgtgtgtgtatgtatatatatatatatatatatatatatatatatatatatatatatatatatatatatacacacacacacacacacacacacacacacacacacatatttttggggtgaaatataacctAGACATCTTGACAAGTTTCAAAAGATTCACCCATTTTGGTAAACATTTTGGTTCCCTATTTAAATCGAAGGTGATCCCCACTGGCTCATGGGGAGATCATGTTGCAACAATAGTTACAAttcttttgtacattttcaaatggCTGACATCAAGTACATAATTTCAACACCACAGTAAATCAAGCCCTTCTTTGAGAGAGTAGTTCATATCTGCGATTCATTCAAGGAAACTTCAGTACAAAGGAACTGTCTACTATTTTTTAAATGGCTTATATGAAAATGGCAAACCTTGAACGTTTACCTGTATCCTCACCTTCGATAACATCATGAATCATGAAATAAGCCATGGTACTCCCTCTCTCAATAAGAAACACCACAAACTATGACAAAATACACAAATCAACAGGCTGTCCTCGTTTTCCTGATCCATTTCAAACCTTAACACCAAAAAGATGGAACAATCACCATCACTCCATGAAACACACTTAAATACTCAAGTTCACTTGTATGAAGATACACAAAAtggctacaaaaaaacaaaacaaacaaatgaccTGGCAATAATTTCCTTTATCTCAGAAAGGATAGGCAGTACTCAGTTGGTGGCCTGAAAGCCTGCAGATTTTAAGAGATCATTTAATATAAATGCTGACTTAGAAGACTGAGAAGATCTGATTATTATTGAATATAAACAAAGATGGTTTGGCTACATCTAAACACCCAACACATTAATATTTGCAGATTTGTATAAAGGCACAGTCTTGAAGTGTTGAAACTGTGGTCGAACAAAAATCATAGTCCAGAAAAAAGTGTAGGCAACAGGGCAAAAGACGTTTACACCCAAATATACTTAAACCAACCCTCAGATAAAGACAGaggttttctttttaaaataaaacagagaaaaggaTGAAGATCATTGCTAAAATGTAGATGTTATAAAACAGGAACAAGATACTCATCCAGAATCAGTAGATTGGCTCCACAGCGACAAAGCTTCCAGCTTTTCACCTTTTCTTTTGAACCAACTTTCCTTAAAGTCTACATTGTGAATCACagatcaacaattatcaaaacaaaaatgaaatcgaATTTGTAAAATTCCAATCTTCCAATTTTGACGATTGCTTAAATGCCAAAAGCTCAGACCGAAGCCATAGTAACACTATATCAAAGATAATGAGACAACGGAAATAAAGCAATAGCAATCAACTCCACCTTAAGAGAAGTTCCACCAAAATAGGTGCTTTTAAGGAATCTGTAGGATGTCTTGTGAGACCATTTCATGCtggcagaaaaaataaaaaataaaaacactctccaAATTGACAGTGTTTTGTGTCAAGAGATGAGATCTCTCTACTGAGGAAGTGATCTACATGGAAGAATGTAAGTTTGAGATTTACAGCGAATAGtttatatttttaatcattttgctgATGGATTTAGTCGTGTTTGAATGCTATTGCATACAAAAATTTGTACCCGTAGAAAATTCAGTAGTATTTGAGCCTGCCATTCACAAATTTCGACACATTTCCTACCCTTTGCCTGTTCAtctattaaatacattttgattttatttttgattaaagCTCATTTTAACCAAATGAGTGCTGTTCGTAATACTTCCAACCTGATTGTTCACTTTACGTGTGATTATATACTTAATTCCAGACAAATGCTTGATTTTGTTCAACAAAGATTAACAGCTAAAGGGTTTGTGTTCAACTTTATCATTAAACAACAACATCAATATTTCACACCCAACAACACACCATGTATAacctatatttttgtctgtctgtgatgcacacaataataaaaaaaaaatgctaaatacttTTGCCTTGGGCAAACTTCAGTAAATAAACTGGAGTAACTTCAGAGAGCTCATTCATTACTAAAATACAGATAGAAAGGCTGGTGGTGGAGTACAGAGCTCACTGACATTGATGTAAAGAAAAAGCTAAATTTTTGCGGAGTAGGCGCAAAACAGAACCCAAATAACATACTAGTGGGGAAATATTCTGACCTCGCTTAGGGGTTTGGCTGTTTTGAAGATAAGACGTCCAACTCTTTCCAGTTCAAACAGTCCAACATCCTGTCCACTATCTCAAAGATTTTAGACAGGTCACAAGACTTCAATGTTCAGTGAACCAATTCATCCAGGGGCTTCGTTATTCCCCCTCTACAGCAAGTATATGAATGAAAGTGAGGAGAACTGGTCGCTCATACTGCCTGTGATTCGATCAAACCAGCCCAATAAAACAAGATGTTCTTCACACTTCAAAGAAGTTAAATAGAATTGAAAATGGAGGAGTCTTGTGGTGGTTTTAAGAGGATCAAAGTCTTTTTTGGACTGAATATCAATATGCCACATCATTCAGAAATGAGTTACCTTTAAGAAACAGTACATAAGAAATGTTCAAACATTTACGAATAAATCACCAGGCTTCCAGATTATGGAATTTATGCTTGTTTTTAAGATTGTTATTCCACTGACAAAGTGAAGTTTGATATATTACATCTGCATTCTTAAAACAgaatgtatgtttatgtgtagTCATAATGGCTTTCTTTTCATCCACAGGATGAAAAATTTAACTATACCcactatataaaaaacaaaaactttaagtGGGGTACAAAAAGCATTTAAGTTTGATATCCTCCCAACCAACCACAGACTCCACATCCATATCTCTCTTTATACTTGTGCCATGCACAGAAAGAGTGAACTGGATTGGTAtttcaattcattaaaaaaaaaaaaagaggccaaATAATGCATCCCTGAGAACAACTGCAATGATTCTCCATCATACGTAGCAGAAGATTATTACACCAACTCAATCGAAGTCTCCAGGCAGTTGAGAGAACAATATAAGGGCCCTATTAAGATCAGAAAAGGGTTTGTGGGCATGAGCAGAATTAAGATTAATTTAGTGAACCCTTGGGTTTACAAGCATTACTATTAAGTATTACAATGGACATTTACATCACGCTGTAAACACAGGCTGGTGAACAAATGAAGCCCAATGCAAATAACATCTATATATAGTTTTGACCCCCATCATGATGAAACTGATCACATGATAAAAAGTGTAACACTTTACCCTAGCCTGGCACAACACGATAAAGCGTCAAACGATAAAAGctttttgtttgagtttttgTCCAAACCACCATTTTTTACATTACTAGGTTTCTATGTCTGCAGTGTTGTGCTAGTTTGCCTGTGTAAAATCAAAAAACTGGTCCAAAATCTTGCTCCACATTACGGCGCATTAAACATCAATTACATTCGGATGTGTTCGACGCATGCGCATTTGATGGGTTTGTGGTACTCTTAGCACAGCTGACGCGCAAGGACGTGGACTGCCCACGTAtctactgtgctgatgacgaagtTTGCGTTAAGTACGCTGAATGTGAGGTGTAGTGGCATgcagaaaaactaagtatactttggcctcaaTATAGATGAAAATTGCTTATAGATGCAAACTTGTGCCGTGCCTGGTTAGTTGCTGTTGGATGAATATGCAGCAGTTCAGttactgtactgtacatacaataACAATTCTtatattgatttaaacactgtaAACTATGTGACAGAATAAGTGTAAACGTGACTCCAAGCAAACTAAGCAATAGAGCAACTACCAAAAATGTAGCGCATATGACAAAAACTCAAAAAACGAAATTCCTTTCGAAAACCAAAACAGTAGACTTACCTAACGATAATTAAAACAACACTATTCCTGTCGAATTACTGTACACGTTGCCTGACAAATATTTAAGACTGAGGATATTTCTTATTAACCCTGGTTTAGAAGGCGGCTTGTCTCAGGAAAAAGGTGATTCACAcagcaaaaaaatttaaatactcaacAGAAGGTTCTGTTGTAAACAGAGGGCAAGATTGTGCAAGTCTGTTTAGGCACATCCACAGTGAATCCTAATGGACTCCACCCATAATTGCCTGACAAGTGTTAAATTGTCATCTAGCCCTTATCTATTTAACAGAACAACACTCaagaacaaatgaaacagaattaAGCAAATGAGTGGTGTGTTACACAACCAAAGCTTGGGGGGGTGACGAAAGTACCCTGTAGGAGTGAACCTGGGATAGAGAAGCTGACTGGTGCCCAGGGCTCCATAGAGTGGGATGGTGTTAATGGAAATGGAAGTTGAGGTAGAAAGACTCAGAGTAGACTAAGAATGAACAACTCCGTTCTCCACCTGTTCCGAGGACAAACTGAGAGAGGATGTCTTGCTGGTCAATGAGGACATACTGCTGCTGATGAGACCACAGTCATGTGGCAAGACAATGGAGCCATTTGAGCTTTCACTACAAccagagaaggagagagaatgGTAAATACCGTGATGGACATATTGAATCATGTACAATCActaaggctgggcgatatgggTATATTTGGTTTTAGAGTCATGACGCAAATGAATCATTGGTTCATTGGAACAGATAATTTGAACCGATTCACCCAAATTAATCAAACTTAGCATCTCTTAATGCTGTTTTCgctactgaagtttaaatgagtgatgcttttaaaacatcttAATGCTGTTCaaaccaaacgtgtttttgcataCGTGAGCTGTGTAACTTGTGctaggggtgtcaaactcagtttcgttccagccctgctccaaaatgcctccttgtaatcttcaagcactcctgaagaccttgattagctgcttcaggtatatttaattagggttggagctaaactctgctggactgtggccctccaggaacagagtttgacacccctgcgcTAGACGGTCGTCTTCAACCGTTGTTGCAtgtctcatgcaggagcaccACGTCTAGACGCCGTGTCAAGTTCaaaagaacgtcaacttttaaaaacacttctcAAAACATCTGCGTTCGGCTCTATTCGCTTACTTCACTGGGTCTAGCTCTTTTCGGCGCATGAGCACATTCAGTCTTAATGGCCCTATACTCCAATTGAAATCACAAACATATCGCAGCCCTCGTAAATCAAAATTCATCCTAAACAGTGGGGGTAATTCATGTATGTCTGAAATCAAATTTTGACTTGTACTGAAAGACAGAGCTCTGTATTTAGGTTAAATAATAACATCTCACCTGCGAGTCAGTGGATGCTCGTCTCGTTGCAGAGCGCGTTCCTCTTGGCCGTTTTCGACTGAAACTAGCTTGTACTTGCCATCGTGGTTCTCCTAGAGGTGAAATAAATCAAGCCCGATCACAGGGATATAAATCATATGATGATTTTAACACTAGGTGCATTTCTGAAATCGGTCAGCATAAATATTAAATCAGCCACCGAtgattaattaaagggatagttcacccaaaaatgaataatctgtcataatttacagtacatttactttccattaacattctgcttaacatctcattttgtgctccacagaagaggggaaagtcatacaagtttgaaagaCGTGAACGTgaataaatgacaacagaatttaaatttttgggtgaactaaccatttaaaccCTCTGATTCAAAGACTGATTCAAAACATCTCTTAGAAAGAACTTTGCCTAAAATCTAATTTCTGCTCATGAATTATTTACAGGTAATAGAATAGATTAATAATGAATGATTAATATAAACTCTACAGATTGCAAGTCTCACTAACCATAGCCATCCCCTGTGTCCTCATGCCGATCTCTCTCTCCACCTGGTCCAGTTCAAGACTCAGCTGTTCACTGGATAAACTATGAGAGGACCAGTCCACTCGAGACGGTTGAGACATCACAGAGCTTGAgttctgcagagagagagagagagagagagagagagagagagagagagagagagagagagagagagaggctgaatCATCACACTACCACTGACTAATGGAACTATTAGCAAATGTTAAGTTCTATTATATTCAACCGTTCATCTCATACAGCTAGAATGCACTTTATGGCTTATTCATAACAAGTCCTAGGACTGCACAATTATTACAAAAATCATGATTGTCAATTACaatatttatgtttctttatGTAGGCAGCATGTCCAAAAGAAGCATAGAGctgtgttcctgaattacttcatttgcatgaaaaacaaaaattgttaTTCAAATTTTGCTTAAATTATACACAAAgtgagtgtaagggggttcagtggaaaggaggcggcgagaaccagcttgacaacttaaataataatttaataaacaatttaaacaaaacacacaaccaaaaacacacagtacagctgcctgcaattctctctctctcgaactgtcgtccccggccgcctttatccctcgcgcgccccatcaggctgattggggaccgggtgtgtctcattccagcccggccccgccctcctcggctctacagtgagCAACTCAACGATTATAGAATACCAGGTTTGTCCTTACTGATATGCCGATAGACTACTGAAATttaaacacttctgatttgttatTGCATTCTTGCACTTTCAACACaatggacaaaaaaaacaaaaaacattgcgaATATAAGATTTTGTCGCAACAGAAGTAaacctaaatggaatgctgtaatttacAATTTTCACAATTAGTTGATTGCAGCAGCAGTTATTGtaatctttattattttttcgattaattgtgcagccataAGTCCAAAATCTTGGGCATGAAAAACATGCACAGGAAAATTTTAAACGAAAACAATGCATCTCAATTCCTCCAAATCTGTACCACAATGATCCATTGTTTTATTCATTCAGAGTCTATGttgattttataatattttaaatgtcaaacATCTCAATCAGGTCCTCAAACTTGTTAGGAAAATAACAAAAATTTCATTCGAGTTGTATGAACAGTTTTGGAacgaaaaagtatttggaaagaTTTTATTCCACTTGTAGTACATCAAGCCCAAATTTTTGGAACAAAAAACATGCAACAGCATGTgtctaaaacaaaacaacacatttCTATGAACTCTTTCAAGCTAAAATTGTGTACtgcgattgttttttttttcattctgatgctataatttttttttaattgtttgcatATTGAACAATTGATGCCGAATCCAATTTTTGTGTCAATTTAATTGGATCTGACATGATGCTGTCTGAAGTGTTTACGTGGCCTAATACACAATCATcaggacggagaatctcacctccAGGCCACGGCTCTGTTGGCTGATCTGTTGGTTGACCTGTTGGAGCTCCATCCTCAGCTGTTCCCTCGCCTGCACCACAGGGGACAAACTGGAACAGCAGAATGAGAAAGAAATACTCACCATTTGCTAC
Coding sequences:
- the LOC127438626 gene encoding antithrombin-III-like; this translates as MKLLACTWALWVLTLCSVQAIKDICNAKPKDLPLGPMCVYRRSDPELEPTEEPEKIPAGTNPRVWELSKANSGFALSLFKQLSAEKPSDENIFLSPISISTAFAMTKLGACNTTLEQLMKVFEFDSIKEKTSDQVHYFFAKLNCRLYRKKHETTELISANRLFGDKSTVFNETYQQISEMVYGAKLMPLNFKENPDFSRKVINEWIANKTKNRVKDTLPEGSIDSMTVLVLVNAIYFKGQWKHKFEKENVVEADFHIDGIQKCPVPMMYQENKFQYARIQEDNVQILELPYNGGDITMVLILPTDDKSLSEVVASMNLKKLVGWLHAMKETTVAVQIPSFRIEDSLRLKEQLKKMGLEHLFSPAHASLPGMVTEGPALYISEAYHKAFLEVNEEGSVAAAATAVVAKGRSFNIFREHFIANKPFLLLIRESSINALLFTGRVANPCGSS